CGTCCGCGAAAGACGTCGGCGAGATCACGCCCGACGACAGCAACGTGACCGTCACCGGCGTCGTCCTCACTGCAGGCGAGCGATCGATCCGCTACCAGGGCGACGACCACGTCATCGTCGAGGGGCGACTCGCCGACGAGACGGGCGTCATCGACTACACCGCGTGGGAGGACTTCGGCCTCTCGCCGGGCGATACGATCACCGCGGGCAACGCCGGCGTCCGCGAGTGGGACGGCGATCCGGAACTCAACCTCGGCGAAAGCACGTCGCTGTCGTTCGTCGAGGAGTCGATCGACGTCCCCTACGAGATTGGCGGCGACGCACAACTGGCCGACCTCCAGACGGGTGATCGCGCCGTGACCGTCGAGGTCGACGTCGTCGAGTGCGAGCGCCGGACGATCGACGGCCGGGACGGCGAGACGGAGATTTTGAGCGGCGTCTTCGGCGACGAGAGCGGCCGCCTCCCGTTCACGAACTGGGATCCGGCACCGGCGATCGAGGAGGGCGGCTCCGTCCGCATCGAGAACACCTACGTCCAGGAGTTCCGCGGGGTCCCCGAGGTCAACGTCTCGGAGTTCTCGACCGTCTCCCCGATCGATCGCGAGATCGAGGTCGGGGCGGACGCGACGACGATGGCGATCGGCGAGGCCGTCCGGACCGGCGGCATCTACGACGTCGAGCTCGTCGGGAACGTGCTCGCGGTTCGTGACGGGTCCGGGCTGATCCAGCGCTGTCCGGAGTGTTACCGCGTCATCCAGAAGGGGCAGTGTCGCACCCACGGCGACGTCGACGGCGTCGACGACCTGCGCGTGAAGGCGATCTTGGACGACGGGACCGGCACGGTCACCGTCGTCCTCGACGACGAGTTGACCGAGCAGGTCTACGACGGCACCCTGGAGGACGCCCTCGAACAGGCCCGCGAGGCGATGGACCAGGAGGTCGTCGCGGACACGATCCGCGAGCGCATCGTCGGCCGCGAGTACCGCGTCCGCGGGCATCTCTCGGTCGACGAGTACGGTGCGAATCTCGACGCCGAGCGCTTCGAAGAGAGCGACGACGATCCGGCCGCCCGTGCGACGGCCTTCCTCGAGGAGGTGGACGCATGAGCGCGAGCAACGACGGCGACGAGGAGATTCCGGGCCGCGAGATCGCCTACCGCGTCTTCGCGGCGGAGTACGACGACGCCGACCTGTCCTACGCCGAGAGCGACGAGGAGCGAGCGCCGAACTACGTGATCACCCCGACCGGGGCGCGTCTCAACCGCCTGTTCGCCGTCGGGACGCTCACCGAGGTGACGTCGGTCAACGACGAGATGGTTCGGGCCCGGGTCGTCGACCCGACCGGCGCGTTCGTCGTCTACGCCGGACAGTACCAGCCCGACGCGCTGGCCACCCTCGAACGACTCGATCCGCCGGCGTTCGTCGCCGTGACGGGGAAGGCACGGACCTTCCAGCCGGAGGACTCCGACCGGGTCTACACCTCGATCCGACCCGAAACCATCGCGACGATCGACGCGGACACCCGCGATCGCTGGGTCGTCAGCACCGCCGAACGGACCCTCGATCGCGTCGGCACCTACGCCGCCGCGGCGCAGAGCGACGCCAGCCGCGATGCCCTCGAACGCTCCCTCGAGCAGGCCGGCGTGGAGAACGGACTCGCGTCCGGCCTCCCGATCGCGCTGGATCACTACGGAACCACGGCCGACTACCTCGGGGCCCTGCGCGACCGCACACTCGAGGCCGTCGAGGTCGTCGCGGACGAGCGAGAGCAGGTCAGACCACTCGATCTCGGCCCCCAGGGAACGAGCGCCGACGGCGAGGCCTCGTTCGCCGACCTCCCGTCGCTCACCGAGGTCGACCTCTCGGCGATCGACTCGATCGAGGCCGACGCGGCCGACGCCGACGAAGCGATCGCGGCTGCGGGAGCCGGGACCGGGACGGCGAGCGAGAGCGAATCGGCCGAAACGGACGACGTCGGAACCGGTTCCGCCGCCGGGACCGCGAGTGCGCGGGTGGAATCGGACGAGAGCACCGGGACCGTCGACGCGAGCACAGCCGCCGAGTCCGACGCCGACGACGAGGCGGCGGTGACGGCGAGCACGTCGGGGGCGACCGTCGAGTCGGAAGACGGTGCGGCGGAGATGGAGACGGATACGAGTACGGAGTCGGACGCGACCGCCGGGTCGGGTACGACTACGGAGTCGGACGCAACCGCTGAATCGGATACGCCCGCCGAGTCGGACGCAACCGCTGAATCGGATACGCCCGCCGAGTCGGACGCGCCCGTGG
This genomic stretch from Halosolutus amylolyticus harbors:
- a CDS encoding Single-stranded DNA binding protein; the encoded protein is MELDDHAEDLASDLGVDKEEVKADLQNLVEYSVPIDEAKGSLRRKYGDGDGGGSATPSAKDVGEITPDDSNVTVTGVVLTAGERSIRYQGDDHVIVEGRLADETGVIDYTAWEDFGLSPGDTITAGNAGVREWDGDPELNLGESTSLSFVEESIDVPYEIGGDAQLADLQTGDRAVTVEVDVVECERRTIDGRDGETEILSGVFGDESGRLPFTNWDPAPAIEEGGSVRIENTYVQEFRGVPEVNVSEFSTVSPIDREIEVGADATTMAIGEAVRTGGIYDVELVGNVLAVRDGSGLIQRCPECYRVIQKGQCRTHGDVDGVDDLRVKAILDDGTGTVTVVLDDELTEQVYDGTLEDALEQAREAMDQEVVADTIRERIVGREYRVRGHLSVDEYGANLDAERFEESDDDPAARATAFLEEVDA